One genomic region from Mycobacterium basiliense encodes:
- a CDS encoding TetR/AcrR family transcriptional regulator — protein MSGVQKLGELSVSARQEPPTERGDAARNRALLLEAARRLVAKRGADAITTDEIATAAGVGKGTLFRRFGSRAGLMMVLLDEDERTSQQAFLFGPPPLGPDAPPLDRLIAFGRERICFVHTHHELLSEANRNPRTRYGPATSVHRTHVRALLQSADTSGNLDAQTDALLALLDADYVEHQLSERGHTLDTLGDAWETLARKLCGR, from the coding sequence TTGTCCGTGTCCGCTCGGCAGGAACCGCCCACCGAACGCGGCGACGCAGCGCGCAACCGCGCGCTGCTGCTGGAAGCCGCGCGTCGCCTCGTCGCCAAACGAGGCGCCGACGCGATCACCACCGACGAGATTGCCACTGCCGCCGGTGTCGGCAAGGGCACACTGTTCCGCCGGTTCGGTAGTCGGGCCGGCCTCATGATGGTGCTGCTCGACGAGGACGAGCGCACGAGTCAGCAGGCTTTCCTGTTCGGTCCGCCACCGCTGGGCCCAGACGCCCCACCGCTGGATCGCCTGATCGCGTTCGGTCGTGAGCGGATCTGTTTCGTCCATACGCACCACGAGCTGTTGTCGGAGGCCAACCGCAATCCGCGGACCCGCTACGGCCCCGCGACCTCGGTGCACCGTACCCATGTGCGCGCACTACTACAGTCGGCCGACACCAGCGGGAATCTTGATGCCCAAACCGATGCGCTGCTAGCCCTCCTGGACGCCGATTACGTCGAACATCAGCTCAGCGAGCGCGGTCATACCCTGGATACGCTGGGCGACGCATGGGAAACCCTGGCACGCAAGCTGTGCGGCCGATGA